One genomic segment of Paraburkholderia aromaticivorans includes these proteins:
- a CDS encoding methyl-accepting chemotaxis protein, which translates to MERFRLKVRLWLALAVMCMGILAIGLWGAFKTRDTMVADRQAELKSVVSVAYSVLDRYNGLAAAGSMPLADAQRSAMADLRAMRYGGAGGYLVIEDAHARVLMHGVRADLEGKDMSGFTDPQGRHVFKDGSDLAQREGEGFIHLQFLKPGSNEMAPKINYVRLYKPWDWTIVTGVFTDDIDAAFYTTLIQYVGAALVLCLVVALVIGVILRSILRQLGGEPAYAAQIAARIADGELDLVVETRAGDETSLLAAMRRMQQRLAQAIAQIRGGATLISTVSNEIAAGNADLSRRTEQQATALGETASSMEQITATVKQNADNAKQASQLAHNASETAARGGEVVGQVVETMRGISQSSHRIGDIIGVIEGIAFQTNILALNAAVEAARAGEEGRGFAVVAGEVRSLAQRSAAAAKEIKALIEESAAQIEGGSQYVSRAGETMQEVVQAVRRVTDIMGEISAASVEQSSGIEQVNIAVASMDQTTQQNAALVEEASASADVLKAQTGQLSAAIAVFTLPEGR; encoded by the coding sequence ATGGAACGGTTTCGTCTGAAGGTGCGGCTTTGGCTCGCGCTAGCGGTAATGTGCATGGGTATTCTGGCGATCGGCCTGTGGGGCGCGTTCAAGACACGCGACACGATGGTCGCCGACCGCCAGGCCGAACTGAAGAGCGTGGTCAGCGTCGCGTACAGCGTGCTGGATCGCTATAACGGTCTGGCCGCCGCGGGCAGCATGCCGCTCGCCGACGCGCAACGCTCGGCGATGGCCGATCTGCGCGCGATGCGCTACGGCGGTGCCGGCGGCTACCTTGTGATCGAGGACGCGCATGCCCGCGTTCTCATGCACGGCGTGCGGGCCGACCTCGAAGGCAAGGACATGAGCGGCTTCACCGACCCGCAAGGGCGCCACGTGTTCAAGGACGGCTCCGACCTCGCCCAGCGCGAAGGCGAAGGTTTCATCCATTTGCAGTTCCTGAAGCCCGGCTCCAACGAGATGGCGCCGAAGATCAATTACGTGCGGCTGTACAAGCCATGGGACTGGACGATCGTCACCGGCGTATTCACCGACGACATCGACGCCGCGTTCTACACGACGCTCATCCAGTATGTGGGCGCCGCGCTGGTGCTGTGTCTGGTGGTGGCGCTCGTGATCGGCGTGATCCTGCGCAGCATTTTGCGGCAGCTCGGCGGCGAACCGGCGTACGCGGCGCAGATTGCTGCCCGCATTGCCGACGGCGAACTCGACCTGGTGGTGGAGACGAGGGCGGGTGACGAAACCAGCCTGCTCGCCGCGATGCGGCGTATGCAGCAGCGCCTCGCGCAGGCGATCGCGCAGATTCGCGGCGGCGCGACGCTGATTTCGACGGTGTCCAACGAAATTGCCGCCGGCAACGCGGACCTGTCGCGCCGGACCGAGCAGCAGGCCACGGCGCTCGGCGAAACCGCGTCGAGCATGGAGCAGATCACCGCGACCGTGAAGCAGAATGCCGACAACGCGAAGCAGGCCAGCCAGCTCGCGCATAACGCATCGGAGACGGCGGCGCGCGGCGGCGAAGTGGTCGGTCAGGTGGTCGAGACGATGCGCGGCATTTCGCAGTCGTCGCATCGGATCGGCGACATTATCGGCGTGATCGAAGGCATTGCGTTTCAGACCAACATTCTGGCGTTGAACGCCGCAGTCGAAGCGGCGCGCGCCGGCGAGGAAGGACGCGGCTTCGCGGTCGTGGCGGGCGAAGTGCGCAGCCTCGCGCAGCGCAGCGCGGCGGCGGCGAAGGAAATTAAGGCGCTGATCGAGGAGTCGGCCGCGCAGATCGAAGGCGGCTCGCAGTACGTGAGCCGCGCCGGCGAGACCATGCAGGAAGTCGTGCAGGCGGTGCGCCGCGTGACGGACATCATGGGCGAGATCAGCGCGGCTTCCGTGGAGCAAAGCTCGGGCATCGAGCAGGTCAACATCGCGGTGGCGAGCATGGATCAGACGACCCAGCAGAACGCGGCGCTGGTGGAAGAGGCGAGCGCGTCAGCGGACGTGCTGAAAGCGCAGACCGGCCAGCTCAGCGCGGCGATTGCCGTGTTCACCCTGCCGGAAGGCCGCTGA
- a CDS encoding YbaK/EbsC family protein, translating into MHSHELVQQLDIVAAEHLAAHLPTHVVEQLPAQGITVFTVADDASDTAEFSARYGFGLEDCANTIVIRYKKEGAEHYAALVSLGSLRLDINGAVKAALGAQRLSFARREAAVEHSGMEFGGITAFGLPAGWRILVDAAVMQRTQIVMGAGVRAAKLLLAPEVLRQWPRCEVASLTLPTE; encoded by the coding sequence ATGCACTCGCACGAACTCGTACAGCAGTTGGACATCGTTGCGGCCGAACACCTGGCTGCGCATTTGCCCACGCATGTCGTCGAACAGTTGCCGGCTCAAGGCATAACCGTTTTCACCGTCGCCGACGACGCTTCGGATACCGCCGAATTCAGCGCGCGTTACGGTTTCGGTCTGGAAGACTGCGCGAACACCATCGTGATCCGCTACAAGAAAGAGGGCGCCGAGCATTACGCGGCGCTGGTCTCGCTGGGGTCGCTGCGGCTCGACATCAACGGCGCGGTGAAGGCGGCGCTCGGCGCGCAGCGGCTTTCGTTCGCCAGGCGGGAAGCGGCCGTGGAGCATAGCGGCATGGAGTTCGGCGGCATCACGGCCTTCGGCCTGCCGGCCGGCTGGCGCATCCTCGTCGACGCCGCCGTCATGCAGCGGACGCAAATCGTCATGGGCGCGGGCGTGCGCGCCGCCAAGTTGTTGCTGGCGCCCGAAGTATTGCGTCAGTGGCCGCGCTGCGAAGTCGCCTCGCTGACGCTGCCGACGGAGTAA
- a CDS encoding YihY/virulence factor BrkB family protein, translating to MDIDTLSAENLQLAARKQANWAIGAFKQFAEDRCAAMAASIAFYAAFSLAPTLVMVIAVAGWFFGAEAARGELFDHIHGLLGDQAAAGVQTIVENAHHSGSAGGVAAIISFSMLAIGASATFSSLNSALNVVWPYSGPRSSSVIALVRVRLISFGLVLGVAFLLIVSLVLDTIITFIGKWLWGTSPYVVIGDLLQLGVGVLVLAFAFAGLLKFLPDARVRWRDALVGGIVAALLFSAGKKLFALYIAHAGMASSFGAAGSLAVLLMWLYFSAAVLLLGAEFSAARGRMHDPRGGWGMQHDMPPGSRAKLASVLAASTVGAQAAPNGALDHAIPGDTALPPVARDATARPLVGAAPASAFRARTGKKTSPRATAVKLGRTIVSAEAQATRIAAVTLIEAGHKAVAADRYVRRHPWTSVLFAAAAGLTAATVARRNAGSHESKR from the coding sequence ATGGACATCGACACGCTTTCCGCCGAGAACCTGCAACTGGCGGCCCGCAAGCAGGCCAACTGGGCCATCGGCGCATTCAAACAGTTTGCCGAGGACCGCTGCGCGGCCATGGCGGCCAGCATCGCCTTCTACGCCGCGTTTTCGCTCGCGCCCACACTGGTCATGGTGATCGCCGTGGCCGGCTGGTTTTTCGGCGCCGAAGCCGCGCGCGGCGAGTTGTTCGACCACATTCACGGATTGCTCGGCGACCAGGCCGCCGCGGGCGTGCAAACCATCGTCGAGAACGCCCATCACAGCGGCAGCGCCGGCGGCGTCGCGGCGATCATCTCGTTCTCCATGCTGGCGATCGGCGCCTCGGCCACCTTTTCTTCGCTCAATAGCGCACTCAACGTAGTGTGGCCGTATTCGGGACCTCGCTCCTCGAGCGTGATCGCTCTCGTGCGCGTGCGCCTGATCTCGTTCGGGCTGGTGCTCGGGGTCGCGTTCCTGCTGATCGTTTCACTGGTGCTGGATACGATCATCACTTTCATCGGCAAGTGGCTGTGGGGGACTTCTCCGTATGTGGTGATCGGTGACCTGCTCCAGCTCGGTGTCGGCGTGCTGGTGCTGGCATTTGCGTTCGCCGGCCTGCTCAAGTTCCTGCCGGACGCTCGCGTGCGCTGGCGCGACGCGTTGGTGGGCGGAATCGTCGCCGCCCTGCTGTTCTCGGCGGGCAAGAAGCTGTTCGCGCTGTATATCGCGCACGCCGGAATGGCGAGTTCGTTCGGTGCGGCCGGCTCGCTCGCCGTGCTGCTGATGTGGCTGTACTTCTCGGCCGCGGTGCTGCTGCTCGGCGCGGAATTTTCGGCGGCGCGCGGGCGCATGCACGATCCGCGTGGAGGCTGGGGCATGCAGCACGACATGCCGCCCGGCAGCCGCGCCAAGCTCGCGTCGGTGCTGGCGGCTTCGACGGTCGGCGCACAAGCCGCACCGAACGGGGCGCTCGATCACGCCATTCCGGGCGACACAGCCCTCCCCCCCGTCGCGCGCGACGCGACAGCGCGCCCACTCGTGGGCGCGGCGCCCGCGTCGGCCTTCCGCGCCCGCACCGGCAAGAAAACCTCGCCGCGAGCGACGGCTGTCAAACTCGGCCGCACTATCGTCTCGGCCGAAGCGCAAGCGACTCGCATCGCCGCCGTGACGCTGATCGAGGCCGGCCACAAAGCCGTCGCGGCCGATCGCTACGTGAGGCGGCATCCGTGGACGTCGGTGTTGTTCGCCGCGGCTGCCGGGCTGACCGCGGCAACGGTTGCACGGCGCAATGCCGGCAGCCATGAGTCGAAACGCTAA
- a CDS encoding porin, whose product MKRIALSTLSLALLGVTGVAHAQSSVTLYGLIDESIQYAHNTVDASGKNSNQVGLVGGNLQGNRWGLKGTEDLGGGLKAIFQLENGFDINNGKLGQGGKMFGRQAYVGLTGDQWGTFTLGRQYDPLVDLVQPLTADNFFGSTFTTPGDVDNNDNSSRTNSAVKYTSPVWGGFQFEGMYAFGGVAGQTGSGQSWSGAATYATGPFSVAAGYFRMDNGNTLASRTSAGSVGWNGSTSDGTFDNQINGAYAAAKSIGIASVAAQYVAGPFTANVRYSNAQYKPDANSGFGSTEKYNVAGAYLGYQATPAMLVGVGYTYTKASGDSSATYHQVSLGGDYNLSKRTDIYLVGAYQHASGQQRASNGTLVNAGAAIGSYSYNSASSSQELVSLGIRHKF is encoded by the coding sequence ATGAAACGAATCGCGCTGTCTACCCTCTCGCTGGCGCTCCTCGGCGTCACTGGCGTCGCTCATGCTCAAAGCAGCGTCACCTTGTACGGTTTGATCGATGAATCGATCCAGTACGCACACAACACGGTTGACGCTTCGGGCAAGAACTCGAATCAGGTCGGCCTGGTTGGCGGCAATCTGCAAGGCAATCGTTGGGGCTTGAAAGGCACGGAAGATCTCGGCGGCGGTCTGAAGGCGATTTTCCAGTTGGAAAACGGCTTTGACATCAACAACGGCAAGCTGGGTCAAGGCGGCAAGATGTTCGGTCGTCAAGCCTACGTCGGCCTGACGGGCGACCAGTGGGGTACGTTCACGCTGGGTCGTCAATACGACCCGCTGGTCGACCTGGTTCAGCCGCTGACGGCTGACAACTTCTTCGGCTCCACCTTCACCACGCCGGGCGACGTCGACAACAACGACAACTCCTCGCGCACGAACAGCGCTGTCAAGTACACCTCGCCGGTGTGGGGCGGCTTCCAGTTCGAAGGTATGTACGCATTCGGCGGCGTGGCTGGCCAGACGGGTTCGGGTCAATCGTGGTCGGGCGCTGCAACGTACGCAACGGGTCCGTTCAGCGTTGCTGCTGGCTACTTCCGCATGGACAACGGCAACACGCTGGCTAGCCGCACGTCGGCAGGCTCGGTGGGCTGGAACGGCAGCACGTCGGACGGCACGTTCGACAACCAGATCAACGGCGCTTACGCTGCTGCCAAGTCGATCGGCATCGCTTCGGTCGCTGCACAATACGTGGCGGGCCCGTTCACGGCTAACGTGCGTTACAGCAATGCACAGTACAAGCCGGATGCAAACTCGGGCTTCGGTTCGACCGAGAAGTACAACGTCGCTGGCGCGTACCTGGGTTACCAGGCAACGCCGGCCATGCTGGTTGGCGTGGGCTACACCTACACGAAGGCTAGCGGCGATTCGAGCGCAACGTACCATCAGGTTTCCCTGGGCGGCGACTACAACCTGTCGAAGCGCACGGACATCTACCTGGTCGGCGCATATCAGCACGCAAGCGGCCAGCAACGCGCTTCGAACGGCACGCTGGTCAACGCAGGCGCTGCAATCGGTTCGTACAGCTACAACTCGGCTTCCAGCTCGCAAGAACTGGTCAGCCTGGGCATCCGCCACAAGTTCTAA
- a CDS encoding proteasome-type protease has translation MTYCVAMSVDDGLVFLSDTRTNAGVDHISTARKMSVFEQPGERMLVLLGAGNLSLTQAVLHELSEPADPSLPTLWNAPTMADAARVIGRAVRCVHQREAEALQEFGVDFNCSFILGGQIAGNRPRLFMIYAAGNFIEASAVNPYFQIGEAKYGKPIIDRVLTPSTPLDEAAKCALVSMDSTLRSNLSVGMPLDLLVYQKDTLRVTRFVSIDHDNAYFEMIHRTWGERLRQVFGEIPDPDWQDSPNVPLLQRERALVLYRAPVGADGIEHEIDARPAQTLAQAEKGKSQRR, from the coding sequence ATGACTTATTGTGTCGCGATGTCCGTCGACGACGGTCTCGTGTTCCTCTCGGACACGCGCACCAATGCGGGTGTCGATCACATCAGCACCGCGCGCAAGATGTCGGTGTTCGAGCAGCCCGGCGAGCGCATGCTCGTGCTGCTTGGCGCCGGCAATCTGTCGCTCACCCAGGCGGTGTTGCACGAACTGTCCGAGCCCGCTGATCCGTCGCTGCCCACGCTCTGGAACGCGCCCACCATGGCCGACGCGGCCCGGGTGATCGGCCGCGCGGTGCGGTGCGTGCATCAGCGCGAGGCTGAGGCGTTGCAGGAATTCGGCGTCGACTTCAATTGCAGCTTCATTCTCGGCGGGCAGATCGCGGGCAACCGGCCGCGCCTGTTCATGATCTACGCGGCGGGCAATTTCATCGAGGCCTCGGCGGTGAACCCGTATTTCCAGATCGGCGAGGCCAAGTATGGCAAGCCGATCATCGACCGCGTGCTGACGCCCTCCACGCCGCTCGACGAAGCCGCGAAGTGCGCGCTGGTCTCCATGGACTCGACGTTGCGCTCGAACCTGTCGGTCGGGATGCCGCTCGATCTGCTGGTCTATCAGAAGGATACGCTGCGCGTCACGCGCTTCGTCTCGATCGACCACGACAACGCCTACTTCGAGATGATTCACCGCACGTGGGGCGAACGGCTGCGCCAGGTGTTCGGCGAGATTCCCGATCCGGACTGGCAGGATTCGCCCAACGTGCCGTTGCTGCAGCGCGAGCGGGCATTGGTGCTGTATCGTGCGCCGGTCGGCGCGGATGGCATCGAGCATGAAATCGACGCGCGGCCCGCGCAGACGCTGGCGCAGGCGGAGAAGGGCAAGTCGCAGCGCAGGTAG
- a CDS encoding transglutaminase family protein gives MYLTIRHDTSYRYEATVHYSIQQLRLTPSSGASQVVRRWSIDAPGKLDATFDAYGNVLHTLVINKPHSEIRLHVAGEVDTIPLLDGYLPDPVGPIPLEHFTCSTRLTEADGAVRELAESVPNLASSGNLIALSEQIVQRVQYNPGVTEVTSTAAQALALGNGVCQDHAHLMLACCRARGIPARYVSGYIEPGDVSHAASHAWVDVWLEGKGWISIDVTHAAFASEIYCRLAVARDYESAAPVRGRRIGGLEEQLKVSVMVSAQQPQ, from the coding sequence ATGTACCTGACGATCCGCCACGACACTTCCTATCGCTACGAAGCGACTGTCCATTATTCGATCCAGCAACTGCGTCTGACGCCGTCGAGCGGCGCTTCGCAGGTCGTGCGGCGCTGGAGCATCGATGCGCCGGGCAAGCTCGACGCGACCTTCGACGCTTACGGCAACGTGCTGCACACGCTGGTCATCAACAAGCCGCATAGCGAGATTCGTCTGCATGTGGCCGGCGAAGTGGACACGATCCCGCTGCTCGACGGCTATCTGCCGGACCCCGTCGGCCCGATTCCGCTCGAGCATTTCACCTGCTCGACGCGCTTGACCGAAGCCGATGGCGCGGTGCGCGAACTGGCCGAATCGGTACCGAATCTGGCGAGCTCGGGGAACCTGATCGCGCTGTCCGAACAGATCGTGCAGCGCGTGCAGTACAACCCGGGCGTCACCGAAGTCACCAGCACGGCCGCCCAGGCGCTCGCGCTCGGCAATGGCGTGTGTCAGGACCACGCGCATCTGATGCTGGCGTGCTGCCGAGCGCGGGGCATTCCGGCGCGCTACGTGAGCGGCTATATCGAGCCGGGCGACGTGTCGCACGCCGCCAGCCACGCCTGGGTCGACGTGTGGCTCGAAGGCAAGGGCTGGATCTCGATCGACGTCACGCACGCCGCGTTCGCCAGCGAAATCTACTGCCGTCTCGCCGTCGCGCGAGACTATGAATCGGCCGCGCCGGTGCGCGGCCGGCGTATCGGCGGCCTGGAAGAGCAACTGAAGGTGTCCGTGATGGTCAGCGCGCAACAGCCGCAGTAA
- a CDS encoding alpha-E domain-containing protein, whose product MLSRTADHLFWMARYMERAENTARMLDINLKALLLPQTPEQEARAQRSVLRISELETAFAQRYDEPTREHVLDFMVADATNPSSIHSCLQAARENARAVRGTLTTEWWETINDTWLEFNERISSGQAASNPGALFEWVKFRSHLSRGVTIGTALQDDAFFFTQLGTYLERADNTARILDVRFADVEPNSRDAARQLEDFYYWTSILSSVSALEIYRKVYRDVVTPARVVELMILNPQMPRSLLASLEGVCANLAMLRTSGSNQCERFAGKLRAELVYSDIRQIFEAGLHAYLTQFLARVFELGNLVARTYLMLPVA is encoded by the coding sequence ATGCTAAGCCGAACCGCCGATCACCTTTTCTGGATGGCCCGCTACATGGAGCGCGCGGAAAACACCGCCCGCATGCTCGATATCAATCTGAAGGCGCTGCTGTTGCCGCAGACGCCCGAACAGGAGGCGCGCGCACAACGCTCGGTGCTGCGCATTTCCGAACTCGAAACCGCGTTCGCGCAGCGTTACGACGAACCGACCCGCGAGCACGTGCTCGATTTCATGGTGGCGGACGCGACCAACCCGTCGAGCATTCACTCGTGTTTGCAGGCCGCACGTGAAAATGCCCGCGCGGTGCGCGGCACCTTGACGACCGAGTGGTGGGAAACCATCAACGACACGTGGCTCGAATTCAACGAGCGCATTTCGTCCGGGCAGGCGGCGAGCAATCCCGGCGCATTATTCGAGTGGGTGAAATTCCGCTCGCACCTGTCGCGTGGCGTGACGATCGGCACCGCGCTACAGGATGACGCATTCTTCTTCACGCAGCTCGGCACCTATCTGGAGCGCGCCGACAACACCGCGCGGATTCTCGACGTGCGCTTTGCCGACGTCGAACCGAATTCACGCGACGCCGCGCGCCAGCTCGAAGATTTCTACTACTGGACGTCGATTCTCAGTTCGGTGTCGGCGCTGGAAATCTATCGGAAGGTGTATCGCGACGTCGTCACGCCGGCACGCGTGGTCGAACTGATGATCCTGAATCCGCAGATGCCGCGTTCGCTGCTGGCGTCGCTCGAAGGCGTCTGCGCGAATCTGGCGATGCTGCGCACCTCGGGTTCGAACCAGTGCGAACGGTTCGCCGGCAAGCTGCGCGCCGAACTCGTGTACTCCGACATCCGGCAGATTTTCGAAGCCGGCCTGCACGCCTATCTGACGCAGTTCCTCGCTCGCGTGTTCGAGCTGGGCAATCTGGTTGCGCGTACCTACCTCATGCTGCCAGTCGCCTGA
- a CDS encoding circularly permuted type 2 ATP-grasp protein translates to MRCYDEMRHHDDAVRPHYARFERWLVKQGNEAIARKRAEADLLFRRVGITFAVNGDLSGTERLIPFDLIPRIIPRNEWQTLEAGLRQRVQALNLFIHDVYHDRNIVRAGIVPAEQVFTNAQYRPEMQGVNVPLGVYAHIAGVDVVRAGDEGEFYVLEDNLRVPSGVSYMLENRKMMMRLFPELFVQNRIAPVAHYPDLLLDTLRSVAPEGVDDPVVVVLTPGMYNSAYFEHTFLAQQMGVELVEGKDLFVDDNYVFMRTTQGPKRVDVIYRRVDDDFLDPLAFRNDSALGVPGLLTSYRAGRVALANAMGTGIADDKSIYPYVPEMIEFYLGEKPILNNVPTFQCRKPDDLAYTLAHLPELVVKEVHGAGGYGMLVGPASTKAEIEAFRERLIARPAGYIAQPTLALSACPTFVESGIAPRHIDLRPFVLSGKTVTMVAGGLTRVALQEGSLVVNSSQGGGTKDTWMVD, encoded by the coding sequence ATGCGATGCTATGACGAGATGCGTCATCATGACGATGCCGTGCGGCCACACTACGCGCGCTTTGAGCGGTGGCTGGTGAAGCAGGGCAACGAGGCGATCGCACGCAAGCGTGCGGAAGCCGACCTGCTGTTTCGCCGGGTCGGCATTACCTTCGCGGTGAACGGCGACCTGTCCGGCACCGAGCGGCTGATTCCATTCGACCTGATTCCGCGCATCATTCCGCGCAACGAATGGCAGACCCTGGAGGCCGGGTTGCGCCAGCGGGTGCAGGCGCTCAATCTGTTTATCCACGACGTCTATCACGATCGCAATATCGTGCGCGCCGGTATCGTGCCGGCCGAGCAGGTCTTTACCAACGCGCAATACCGGCCTGAAATGCAGGGCGTGAATGTGCCGCTCGGTGTTTACGCGCACATCGCCGGTGTCGACGTGGTGCGCGCGGGCGACGAAGGCGAGTTCTACGTGCTCGAAGACAACCTGCGAGTACCGTCGGGCGTCTCCTATATGCTCGAAAACCGCAAGATGATGATGCGGCTTTTCCCCGAGCTTTTCGTGCAGAACCGCATTGCGCCGGTCGCGCATTATCCCGATCTGCTGCTCGATACGCTGCGCTCGGTCGCGCCCGAAGGCGTCGACGATCCGGTCGTGGTGGTGCTCACGCCGGGCATGTACAACTCCGCGTATTTCGAGCACACCTTCCTCGCGCAGCAGATGGGCGTGGAACTGGTGGAAGGCAAGGATCTCTTCGTCGACGACAACTACGTGTTCATGCGCACCACGCAGGGGCCGAAGCGCGTCGACGTGATCTACCGCCGCGTCGACGACGATTTTCTCGACCCGCTCGCTTTCCGCAACGACTCGGCGCTCGGGGTGCCGGGTCTGCTGACTTCGTATCGCGCCGGCCGCGTGGCGCTGGCGAACGCGATGGGCACCGGCATTGCCGACGATAAATCGATCTACCCGTACGTGCCGGAAATGATCGAGTTCTATCTCGGCGAGAAGCCGATCCTCAATAACGTGCCCACGTTCCAGTGCCGCAAGCCCGACGATCTGGCGTACACGCTCGCGCATCTGCCGGAGCTGGTGGTCAAGGAAGTGCATGGCGCGGGCGGCTACGGCATGCTCGTCGGACCGGCTTCGACGAAAGCCGAAATCGAGGCGTTCCGTGAGCGTCTGATCGCGCGTCCGGCGGGGTATATCGCGCAGCCCACGCTGGCGCTCTCCGCGTGTCCGACATTTGTCGAAAGCGGCATCGCGCCGCGCCATATCGACTTGCGTCCGTTCGTGCTGTCCGGCAAGACCGTCACGATGGTCGCCGGCGGACTTACGCGCGTGGCGTTGCAGGAGGGTTCGCTCGTCGTCAATTCGTCGCAGGGAGGCGGGACCAAAGATACGTGGATGGTCGACTGA
- a CDS encoding HU family DNA-binding protein produces MPTSAKKVAKKAAAPVPTKKVAAKKVPAKKAVAAKKVAVKASSAPSPIKDTFTKASLAAHVAERAAVEPKTAKAVLAALEDTILGAVHKKGAGEFTLSGLLKIVVQAVPAKKKRFGKDPFSGEERWFPAKPASVRIKARPLKKLKDAAAG; encoded by the coding sequence ATGCCGACTTCCGCAAAAAAGGTGGCCAAGAAGGCTGCTGCCCCGGTACCGACCAAGAAGGTTGCTGCAAAGAAAGTTCCTGCGAAGAAGGCCGTCGCAGCTAAGAAGGTCGCCGTGAAGGCGTCCAGCGCTCCGTCGCCGATCAAGGACACCTTCACGAAGGCCTCGCTGGCTGCACACGTCGCTGAACGCGCTGCTGTGGAACCGAAGACCGCCAAGGCCGTTCTGGCCGCGCTCGAAGACACGATCCTCGGCGCCGTGCACAAGAAGGGCGCTGGCGAATTCACGCTGTCGGGTCTTCTGAAGATCGTCGTGCAAGCTGTGCCGGCGAAGAAGAAGCGCTTTGGCAAAGACCCGTTCTCGGGTGAAGAGCGTTGGTTCCCGGCCAAGCCGGCTAGCGTGCGCATCAAGGCACGTCCGCTGAAGAAGCTGAAAGACGCTGCTGCAGGCTGA
- a CDS encoding PLP-dependent aminotransferase family protein, which yields MEIHIAVEGHHDLSGQIYRQLRAGIVEGRLAGGMRLPSTRELATQLGVSRKTTLDVFERLLSEGYLSARAGSGTFVADGLERLPAERSAHARAAESSRERARAKAAARAQPLWEEMPERLALPRPSVRSPQDFIGGATDKALFPFDVWRRCVNRALRAQARGPGTYRDAAGEQELRLAVSRYLAFNRAVASNWEDVIVTQGAQHALDLLARITLRAGDVAAIEDPGYSPAHACLTATGARVVPVPVDAEGLIVSKLPDKARLVYVTPSHQFPLGMPMSLERRVELLEWAQKRGAVIIEDDYDCEYRFEGRPMEPLKSLDRAGLVAYVGTFSKTIFPELRVGYVVPPASLYGALLKARQIADWHGCTLTQTALAAFMLNGDFAKHLRRMHKIYAARRAMLLDHLHGGLAPWFEPIVPTAGIHMAAHLKAPLTEQAVVSAAREASIGLYGLAPFHLRVKARPGLIFGYGNIAVEHIDAALTRLAGILPRLVQ from the coding sequence ATGGAAATCCATATTGCGGTCGAAGGGCATCACGATCTGTCTGGACAGATCTATCGCCAGCTGCGCGCCGGCATCGTCGAAGGGCGCCTCGCCGGCGGCATGCGCCTGCCGTCCACACGCGAACTCGCCACCCAACTGGGCGTGTCGCGCAAGACCACGCTCGACGTGTTCGAGCGGCTGCTCTCCGAAGGCTATCTCAGCGCCCGTGCCGGCTCGGGCACCTTCGTCGCCGACGGTCTGGAGCGGCTGCCGGCGGAGCGCTCCGCGCATGCGCGGGCGGCGGAATCGTCACGCGAGCGTGCCAGGGCGAAGGCCGCGGCGCGCGCCCAGCCGCTGTGGGAAGAGATGCCCGAGCGCCTCGCGTTGCCGCGGCCTTCGGTGCGCTCGCCGCAGGATTTCATCGGCGGCGCGACCGACAAGGCGCTGTTTCCCTTCGACGTCTGGCGCCGCTGCGTGAATCGAGCGTTGCGTGCGCAGGCGCGCGGCCCGGGCACGTATCGCGACGCGGCCGGCGAGCAGGAACTGCGTCTCGCGGTCTCGCGCTATCTGGCCTTCAACCGCGCGGTGGCAAGCAATTGGGAAGACGTGATCGTGACGCAAGGCGCGCAGCATGCGCTCGATCTGCTGGCGCGCATCACCTTGCGCGCCGGCGACGTCGCGGCGATCGAGGACCCCGGCTATTCGCCGGCCCATGCCTGCCTGACGGCCACCGGCGCACGCGTGGTGCCCGTGCCGGTGGATGCGGAAGGCCTGATCGTGAGTAAGCTGCCGGACAAGGCGCGGCTCGTCTACGTGACGCCCTCGCACCAGTTTCCGCTCGGCATGCCGATGAGCCTCGAGCGTCGCGTCGAACTGCTCGAGTGGGCGCAGAAACGCGGCGCGGTGATCATCGAGGACGACTACGACTGCGAATACCGCTTCGAAGGACGGCCGATGGAGCCGCTCAAAAGCCTCGATCGCGCCGGACTGGTGGCGTACGTCGGCACGTTTTCGAAGACGATCTTTCCCGAACTGCGGGTCGGCTACGTGGTGCCGCCGGCCTCGCTCTACGGCGCGCTCCTCAAGGCGCGCCAGATCGCCGACTGGCACGGCTGCACGCTCACGCAAACCGCGCTCGCGGCCTTCATGCTGAACGGCGATTTCGCCAAGCACTTGCGGCGCATGCACAAGATCTATGCGGCGCGCCGAGCGATGCTGCTCGATCACCTGCACGGCGGCCTCGCGCCCTGGTTCGAACCGATCGTGCCGACGGCCGGCATTCACATGGCGGCGCATCTTAAAGCGCCGCTGACGGAGCAAGCCGTGGTGAGCGCGGCGCGTGAAGCATCGATCGGGCTGTATGGACTCGCGCCGTTTCATCTGCGTGTGAAAGCGCGGCCGGGCCTGATTTTCGGCTACGGCAATATCGCCGTCGAGCATATCGACGCCGCCCTCACCAGGCTCGCCGGCATCCTGCCGCGGCTCGTGCAATGA